The Nostoc sp. NIES-3756 DNA window GAATTTGCCATATTAGGCTCAAGTGGGCCAGATGAGTGTTTTAATGATGAGTATGCAGCATTGTATTTAGCTGGACGTACAAGAGCGATCGCTGATATTGAATCAGAACCCATCAACCCTTGCCACCGTGACTTCCTCCGCACTCTACAAGTCCGTGCCAACCTAGTTGTGCCAATTTTAGTACCCAAAGGATTATGGGGGCTGCTAGTTGCCCATCACTGCCAAGCACCCCATACATGGACAGAATCAGATATACAACTCATGCAGGCAGAAGCAAAAACTCTAGCTACATCGCCTTACATTTTAGAAAGTTGAGCTAGGTAGTCTGTATTAAACAAGTTTCCCATGCCTTGAATGAAAGAGGACAGATATTTTTACTCAGCACTCATAACTCAGCACTCATAACTCAGCACTTTCTAAAAATACGCCTGATATTGAATTTAACTTATCTATGAACCCTCCTTCAGCGCTACAACAAGCCATAGCCCAGCGCATTGCTACCAGTCCCGAAAGGCGAATAACCTTTGCAGAATATATGGACATGGTGCTATACCATCCCGAAGACGGATATTACTCCAGCAATGCAGTCAAAATTGGCTTCAAAGGTGGTGATTTCTTCACCTCAGTAAATCTTGGCGCTGACTTTGGTGATTTACTAGCAGAACAATTCCTCCAAATGTGGGAAATTTTAGGACAACCCGTTCCCTTTTATTTAGTAGAAATGGGTGCAGGACAAGGACTGTTAGCTTTATATATCCTCAAATATATTCAGGTGCAATATCCTAAGTTATTTGCCGCTTTGCAGTACCTCATCGTCGAAAAATCCCCAGCTTTAAAGCAAGAACAGCAGCAACGCTTACAAGAGTTTCCCGTGCAATGGTGCAATTTAGAAGACATAGCATCTAACTCAATCATTGGCTGCTTCTTTTCTAATGAGTTAGTAGACGCTTTGCCAGTGCATCAGTTCATTTTAGAAGCAGGGGAGTTGCGAGAGATTTATGTAACCTTGCAGGAAGTGGGGAGTAGAGGAGATGAGAAAGTGGGGGGAAATACAAATTTTCTTTCATTCCCGAATTACGAATTAACAGAAACCACCGCCTCACCCTCAACCCCTAAGCTTGCCGAATATTTTGAGTTAGTGGGAATTAATTTAACCCAAGGTGGTTATGAGGATGGCTATCGTAGTGAAATTAATTTAGCAGCCCTTGATTGGTTGAGTATAGTAGCAGACCGCTTGCAAAGAGGGTATGTGATAACAATTGATTATGGCTATCCTGCCAGCCGTTATTATAACCCCAGGCGATCGCAAGGAACCCTACAGTGCTACTATCAACACCGTCACCATGACAACCCTTATATCAATATTGGACAACAAGATATCACCGCCCATGTTGACTTTACCGCATTGGAGAAATGGGGCGATCGCTGCGGTTTAGCAAAGCTTGGTTTTACCCAGCAAGCTTTATTTTTGATGGCTTTAGGCTTAGGAAACCGTATTGCTGCCCTTTCCCATCAACAAATCTCTGTCTCTGAATTACTAAATCGACGGCAAGCTTTACACCAACTAATCGATCCTACAGGCCTCGGTGGCTTTGGTGTTTTAATTCAAAGCAAAGGACTAACAAAACAGGAAGTTTCTCAACCACTCAAAGGTTTGACTGTACCGGGGTTAGGAAGATGAAGGAGAATAACTAACGACTGTGGACTATGGACTGTTGACTAATGACAACTGACCAAATAATTAAAACTCTATATTTAAGAATGCTCAATCAGCTAGATATAGACTAGCATAACAGTGATTACTATGAGTCGAGCATCGGAGGGGAGTTACAAATATGTCTACTCATGACCTAATAGTGCTAGTAACATTACTTAGTCCTGGCATCTTGCTTTCAGTTGTTATTATGGCAACATTTGCCGCAGGCGGCTGATCGCTAGATTCAGGCGTAGGGGGTAGAAACAAAGTAAATCAGTTAACTGTCAACAGTTAATTAACTACTCCCTAACCACGGATAATCAAACGATGACAAAGCGGCTGAATCAAAGGAACGTAAAAAATGAAGGTGGCATTTCTGGGAACTGGACTAATGGGACTACCAATGGCCCAAAGATTGTTAGCAGCAAATATAGAGGTAGTCGCCTATAACCGTACCCCAGAAAAATTAGCCCCACTAAAAGCAGCAGGCGCGGAAGTAGTGACACATCCCCGCTATGCCATTCGAGAGGCTGAATGCGTCATCCTCATGTTGACTAACGCCGCCGCGATATATCATGTTTTGCTTTCTGATACTTCCTGGCGGACTCTGGAAGGGCGTACTATCATCCAGATGGGAACAATTACCTCTACACAAAGCCAAGAAATTCGAGATTCTGTAATTGGTGGTGGAGGTGAATATATAGAAGCACCAGTATTAGGAAGTATACCTGAAGCGGAAGCGGGAACGCTGACGGTAATGGTAGGTGCTGAACCCCAGCAATATAAACGTTGTCTAGATTTACTCAAGAATTTTGGCCCAGAACCATTACTGATAGGGCCTGTAGGAACTGCATCTGGGTTGAAATTAGCCCTAAATCAGTTAATAGCTTCATTAACCACCAGTTTTGCTCTGAGCTTGGCTTTTGTACAACGCCAAAACATTGATGTAAACAAATTTATGCAGATTCTGCGGGGAAGTGCGCTATATGCACCTACCTTTGATAAAAAGCTGCAAAGAATGCTGGATGGGGATTATAGCAATCCTAATTTTCCGACAAAACACTTACTCAAAGATACAGATTTGTTTATTTCCGAAGCCCAATATCTAGGTTTGGATCTCAGTAGTATTGAGACTGTACAGAGGTTGTTACAAACAACGATGAAAATGTCATTCGCCAATGAAGATTATTCTTCCATCTTTTCCATCATTAAAGATTGGGGAGAACCAAGCGGCGGTTAGTAAACACGGTTAGGGGCGCACTTACAGCGTATTGCAGGTAAATGAAGTACACCTCTCCCCAGCCCTTCTTTTTATAAAGGGACTGTGCGCGATCGCGCTGGTGGGGTCTTTTGTATCTAACTTACTCGCAAACTGCTGTATATTCGCCCCTACGAGTAGAAATATCTTTATTACCTGTACCCTACTGTTTATCGCCCGTTGCTAGAACGAATGATAGGATTTTCTACAGAATCTCGATACTGTTGAACTGCATCTGTGTAACCAATAGGTAGAACAGCTTCAACGTTTTCATGAGGACGGGGAATAATTACCCAAGATTCTAAAGTACCACCATAAACATTCTGTGCAGCTTCCACACCAGCTGCCATTGCTGTCTTAACTTCGGAAACATCGCCACGAATATTAACTGTAAAACGAGCGCTACCAACTCGGATATAGCCTACGAGGGTAACACGGCCCGCTTTAACCATAGCATCTGCTGCTGCTAACACAGCCGGAAAACCCTTAGTCTCTAACGCTCCCACTGCCTGTAATGACGACATTTAGTAATCTCCTGTATGAATAATTAATTTATGTGGCGTACCAGTTTATTGTACGCAGCTACGCTACATAGGCTAATAGCAAAATTCCTTAGAAAATCCTAAAAGGATCTGATTTTTCGGTAAAGTGGATGGGAAGGATATCTTCCACATTTGCTGGAGGATTAGGAACTATGTAATGAGTGATTACTTCACCACCATGTGCTTGTTCACCAGCCTCAATTCCTGCTTCAACGGCTCTTCTTACTTCAGCAACGTGTCCGCGCACAGCGACTAACATACGAGCGCTTTCTGCTTGACCATAATATACTAAGGTGACTGCGGCAGATTTTACCATCGCATCTGCTGCCGCAAGCACAGCCGGAAATCCCAAAGTTTCGATTACGCCAACCGCCATTGGCATGGCATTAGCTCCTGATAAAAAAAGTTAAGTGATACTAATTGTACGAGGCTTTCGACCCCATTGTGATGAGAATGGGGAAAATTCTTTTGGGAGATGAGGGAGTGGGGGGAGATGGGGGAGATGGGGGAGATGGGGGAGACAACAGACAACTAACAACTGTTAACTGTTAACTGTTAACTGACCAATGGTAAACTAGACTACATGTTTCCAAGTTTTTTACCTGCCACAGTCGAGCAACTTACCGAAGCTGAGTCGATCGCCTTAGCCAAAAGTATTCACACTCACGCGATCGCTACTCCTTTGAGTAATCAACCAATCACCACAGCTTATGTACGTCAAGGGATTGGGGGTACACCAATTTTACTAATCCACGGCTTCGATAGTTCTGTCTTAGAATTTCGTCGTCTTTTACCACTGCTAGCACAAGAAAATGAAACTTGGGCAGTGGATTTGTTGGGTTTTGGATTTACACAAAGACTTGCTGGGATACAATTTAGCCCTGTCGCTATAAAAACTCATCTATATTACTTCTGGAAAACTCTGATTAAGCAACCTGTAATTTTGGTGGGTGCATCAATGGGGGGTGCGGCGGCGATTGATTTTACCCTCACTTACCCGGAAGTAGTAGAGAAGTTAGTGTTAATTGATAGTGCTGGTTTGCGAGGGGGTTCACCGCTAACTAAATTTATGTTTCCCCCATTAGATTATATGGCAGCTCAGTTTTTGCGGAGTCCGAAAGTGCGCGATCGCGTGGCGCGTGCTGCTTACAAAAATCCTAGTTTTGCCACCCTTGATGCTTTATATTGCGGTGCATTACACCTAGAAATGCCTAGCTGGACTGAAGCTTTAATTGCATTTACTAAAAGTGGTGGTTACTCTGCTTTTAGATTTAAAAAACTGGCAGAAATTGTTTCACCTACCCTAATTTTATGGGGTGATAACGATAAAATTTTAGGTACTGAAGACGGTAGAAGATTTAAAAGAGCAATTCCTCATAGTCAACTCATCTGGATTCAAGATTGTGGTCATGTACCACATTTAGAACAACCGATAATTACTGCTCAACATATCCTTAACTTTCGGAGTACAGAGGTTAGAGGTTAGTAATTATAAGTTTTCAAGATTTCTGTGTTTATAGTATTTACTTAATAGAGCGATCGCATATCATCTAGCAACTATAAAATTCTGGAACTTCTTCCCATTGGATGCCATCTTTAATGGATAAAGTGGGGAGTTAAACTATGTATAAATTATCAAAAAATTCTGTATCAGCATTAACAATCTTCAGCTTATATTGTAGTAACCTAGCAATATTTACAAATCCTGTGATGGCGGGGGAACCAATTTTGGATAGAAATTGCCGCCATCACGCGAGAACGCCAGAAAACTTTAAAAAATTTCCACCTCAAAATCGTGCGACTATCTACTTCACATCTGGATTTAATGCAGGGAAACAAAAATACTTTTTACAAGTGCTAAAGTTCCCCAATTCTACAAGTGTTTTCTGTTTAATCAATCCTAAGACTAAAACAAATCAGAAAATAAATAAAATCCAACTAATTCAAGATAAAAAAATAGAAAAAATAGAAAAATTCCCCGACAAACAAGCAACTTATATAGTTAGAGCAGAAGGGGATAAAAACGAAAATGTGTTCCGAGTTATTTATAAATTAAATCTCAGTAATCCTTACGAGCCAAAGTTGTCACCGCTAATCAAAATATATAACAAAGGCTATATAAAAACGTCTAAATAAGCTAATAGTCCGCTTAAAATGGTGTTTTTACCTGTAAATGAATAGTCGCTTCTGAGTGCGGATGCTGAAAGCGGAGTTCTCTAGCGTGCAAGTGTAACCGACTTACTCCAGCCGTGCAACCATAAAAGCGATCGCCTAAAATTACCACCCCCAATCCCCGCACATCCGCAGCATGAACTCTCAATTGATGGGTGCGTCCTGTGAGTGGGATAAATTCAATCCGGGTGCAGTCTCCTTCTGTTGCGATCTCGCGGTACTGTGTCACACTAGGTTTACCACGTTGCCAGTCAACTTGCTGATAAGGTCGATTTTGGGGATCTCCCCACAATGGCAAATTAATTACCCCTGCGTCTGTACTAACAACTCCAGCAAGTACAGCTTCATAAAGCTTGTAAACTTGTCGTTGTTGAAACTGCTGGCTAAGTAGACGATAGGTTTGTCTGTCTTTTGCGAGTAAAAGAATACCAGATGTATCCTGATCTAAGCGATGTACAGATGCAAGCAGCTTCTCATCAGGTAACAGATGACGCAACCGACTAAGGACACTATCTTGAGTGTCAAAATAACGTCCAGGAACAGATAACAACCCAGCAGGTTTGTTGACAGCAATCAGCCATTCATCCTCATAAATTACATGACTGCCAAAGTCTAGGATAGAGGCATGAGATTTTAAACCCGACAACAAAAACCCCATCAAAGGTTGACAGCGTTCCGCACAAGCACCGTAAAACTCACCCTGAATTTTATCTTGAGAAGATGAACCCCACCAAAATTCAGCCATTGCTAGGGGCTTAAGTCCATGAGTTGCCGCATAATGCAGTAGTTTAGGCGCACAACAGTCTCCTGTTCCTGTAGGTAAACCACTCGGCATTAATTGCTGTAATGATACCGATTGTCCCAAAAAGTTCATCAGGCTGTAAGCGGCGTGCATTTGTGCCTGTAATTGCCGAGATAGAGATTTCCGCTTTTGCTTGAGGTGCTGTATCCTAGCATTTGCTGTAGCGATCGCTTCCTCTAATGGTCGCAGTACCTTGTCTCGTTCTTGCTTCAATCGTCGTCTTTCAATCCCATCCTGACGGCTTTCTTGATCAAGTTGTGCCAATGCGGTAGTTAGTGCAGTTTGTGAGAGAGCCTCGTATAATGACTGACGCTTTTGTTGCCGTTGATACTTGTGTTGACGATGGTGATCGCTCATTTCTTGCAACTGCTGCTCATAAATTTGACCAGCAGTTTCATACAGTTGCCTTTCTGGTAATTGGTTGAGGATAATCAACTCCTGCTTGATAGCATCCAACTCAGCCAAAGTACGCGCTTCATCCAGAGCAACTTGTTCTCTCCCAGGAATTGGTGGAACCCAGCCATCAACCATACTTCGACCATTTAGTAAACCGGAGAAAGCTTTCAGTACTCGTTTTTCAGCAGTCGGCGTTTCCACCAGCAATATGCCATACATTTTCCCTTCACGAGAGTATAGCTCATCATGCGCAAGTTCCTGCATTAAACTACGAGCGATCGTCTCCGCTAAAGTAGTACGAGGCAACCTCAATAAATCCCCAGATTGCAGACAATACCCTTCATACCAATAGTTAGCAGACAAGTCGTCACCAATCAAATCTGATAACCCATCTAAAACCTCCATAAAAGACATGATGACAAATCTCATAGCTAAAACTGTTTGTAGTAAGGACTTTAGTCCTTAAATAAAAACTCTTAAGTATTTACTCAAAATAGACCTTAATTCATGCCTTCCAGCAACAAAATTATTCAATTCTTGCACGCAGTGCCGGATTAGGAAAAAGAGCCTGGAAACCAGCTTGGCGTTCATCCAAATCTTCTGGATTATAATCCCAAAGACTACTGTAGTAGAAAAAAGCTACTCCCAGCCCACGTTGCCGCGTAGTCCGCACCTGAGATTTAATCTGTGACATAGGAACAGCATTATTGCGTAATCCTGTCATAATGCCAATGCCAGTGGGTATAACTTGTTGTGCTTCTTGAATTTCTGGACGAGAAATAATAGAGGTAAAACTTGGCAAATTAGGACGGTAAACTTGCACAATCAGTTCATCTACAATCTTTAATCGTATCCAAGCCAGCCAGTCCTGCAATTGAAACTTGTAAGCAAAATCGTAATAGTTAGGAGATACAGAGAAAATCACATTAGGTTTTCTCGCCTTTACAGCTTGGTTTAGCTGTACCATAAACGCCGTAATTTTGTTAGCACGCCAGCGCACCCATGCCGTATCTTGAGGATTAGTAGGTGGTGGATTGTTAGTCTCTTTAGTATATAAAGTAACAGTATATTTATCGTAACCAAATTCATGAGGTAAGCTCATGTGATCATCAAATTGAATACCATCAACGTCATACTTAGTAACAATTTCTAAAACGAGGTCACTAATCAAACGTTGAACCTGTGGGTGGAAAGGATTAAGCCACACTACCTCACCAGCAGCGCTCATCGAAGTTTGTCCACCATTGCGCTTTCGTGTTAGCCACTCTGGATGGTTCATAGCTAATTCAGATGTTGGAGGAGCCATAAAACCAAACTCAAACCAAGGAATAGCTAATAAACCTCGACGATGCGCTTGGTTAATCACATCCGCAAGAATATCATGTCCATCTTTACCACGAAATACAAAAGGTTGGATACCTGCTTTTTGTGCAACAGCGCTAGGATACATCACATAGCCAGAGTTCCAAACCACAGGGTAGACTGTATTAAAATTCAATCGCCGTAGTTTACTCATAGCATCCTGCACCTTGAGACG harbors:
- a CDS encoding GAF domain-containing protein; amino-acid sequence: MQLHSQAEFDPNSNNPAEKGLQRVLQRLVQTMQRDALVRQTTNNLRESLQVDRVVLYYFYSQWHGQVTFEALSSEEFAILGSSGPDECFNDEYAALYLAGRTRAIADIESEPINPCHRDFLRTLQVRANLVVPILVPKGLWGLLVAHHCQAPHTWTESDIQLMQAEAKTLATSPYILES
- a CDS encoding class I SAM-dependent methyltransferase; amino-acid sequence: MNPPSALQQAIAQRIATSPERRITFAEYMDMVLYHPEDGYYSSNAVKIGFKGGDFFTSVNLGADFGDLLAEQFLQMWEILGQPVPFYLVEMGAGQGLLALYILKYIQVQYPKLFAALQYLIVEKSPALKQEQQQRLQEFPVQWCNLEDIASNSIIGCFFSNELVDALPVHQFILEAGELREIYVTLQEVGSRGDEKVGGNTNFLSFPNYELTETTASPSTPKLAEYFELVGINLTQGGYEDGYRSEINLAALDWLSIVADRLQRGYVITIDYGYPASRYYNPRRSQGTLQCYYQHRHHDNPYINIGQQDITAHVDFTALEKWGDRCGLAKLGFTQQALFLMALGLGNRIAALSHQQISVSELLNRRQALHQLIDPTGLGGFGVLIQSKGLTKQEVSQPLKGLTVPGLGR
- a CDS encoding NAD(P)-dependent oxidoreductase, whose amino-acid sequence is MKVAFLGTGLMGLPMAQRLLAANIEVVAYNRTPEKLAPLKAAGAEVVTHPRYAIREAECVILMLTNAAAIYHVLLSDTSWRTLEGRTIIQMGTITSTQSQEIRDSVIGGGGEYIEAPVLGSIPEAEAGTLTVMVGAEPQQYKRCLDLLKNFGPEPLLIGPVGTASGLKLALNQLIASLTTSFALSLAFVQRQNIDVNKFMQILRGSALYAPTFDKKLQRMLDGDYSNPNFPTKHLLKDTDLFISEAQYLGLDLSSIETVQRLLQTTMKMSFANEDYSSIFSIIKDWGEPSGG
- a CDS encoding carbon dioxide-concentrating mechanism protein CcmK; amino-acid sequence: MSSLQAVGALETKGFPAVLAAADAMVKAGRVTLVGYIRVGSARFTVNIRGDVSEVKTAMAAGVEAAQNVYGGTLESWVIIPRPHENVEAVLPIGYTDAVQQYRDSVENPIIRSSNGR
- a CDS encoding carbon dioxide-concentrating mechanism protein CcmK, encoding MPMAVGVIETLGFPAVLAAADAMVKSAAVTLVYYGQAESARMLVAVRGHVAEVRRAVEAGIEAGEQAHGGEVITHYIVPNPPANVEDILPIHFTEKSDPFRIF
- a CDS encoding alpha/beta fold hydrolase yields the protein MFPSFLPATVEQLTEAESIALAKSIHTHAIATPLSNQPITTAYVRQGIGGTPILLIHGFDSSVLEFRRLLPLLAQENETWAVDLLGFGFTQRLAGIQFSPVAIKTHLYYFWKTLIKQPVILVGASMGGAAAIDFTLTYPEVVEKLVLIDSAGLRGGSPLTKFMFPPLDYMAAQFLRSPKVRDRVARAAYKNPSFATLDALYCGALHLEMPSWTEALIAFTKSGGYSAFRFKKLAEIVSPTLILWGDNDKILGTEDGRRFKRAIPHSQLIWIQDCGHVPHLEQPIITAQHILNFRSTEVRG
- a CDS encoding RluA family pseudouridine synthase; its protein translation is MEVLDGLSDLIGDDLSANYWYEGYCLQSGDLLRLPRTTLAETIARSLMQELAHDELYSREGKMYGILLVETPTAEKRVLKAFSGLLNGRSMVDGWVPPIPGREQVALDEARTLAELDAIKQELIILNQLPERQLYETAGQIYEQQLQEMSDHHRQHKYQRQQKRQSLYEALSQTALTTALAQLDQESRQDGIERRRLKQERDKVLRPLEEAIATANARIQHLKQKRKSLSRQLQAQMHAAYSLMNFLGQSVSLQQLMPSGLPTGTGDCCAPKLLHYAATHGLKPLAMAEFWWGSSSQDKIQGEFYGACAERCQPLMGFLLSGLKSHASILDFGSHVIYEDEWLIAVNKPAGLLSVPGRYFDTQDSVLSRLRHLLPDEKLLASVHRLDQDTSGILLLAKDRQTYRLLSQQFQQRQVYKLYEAVLAGVVSTDAGVINLPLWGDPQNRPYQQVDWQRGKPSVTQYREIATEGDCTRIEFIPLTGRTHQLRVHAADVRGLGVVILGDRFYGCTAGVSRLHLHARELRFQHPHSEATIHLQVKTPF
- a CDS encoding glycoside hydrolase family 10 protein, producing the protein MASKFYYKFMGWRVWVAKVVFKSMNLSNLHYKWRLGWSTTYRRTLLKSFFPILVLISFVTVLLTDNFIPAAAQLPRQEIRGVWMTNNDFDILRDRLKVQDAMSKLRRLNFNTVYPVVWNSGYVMYPSAVAQKAGIQPFVFRGKDGHDILADVINQAHRRGLLAIPWFEFGFMAPPTSELAMNHPEWLTRKRNGGQTSMSAAGEVVWLNPFHPQVQRLISDLVLEIVTKYDVDGIQFDDHMSLPHEFGYDKYTVTLYTKETNNPPPTNPQDTAWVRWRANKITAFMVQLNQAVKARKPNVIFSVSPNYYDFAYKFQLQDWLAWIRLKIVDELIVQVYRPNLPSFTSIISRPEIQEAQQVIPTGIGIMTGLRNNAVPMSQIKSQVRTTRQRGLGVAFFYYSSLWDYNPEDLDERQAGFQALFPNPALRARIE